The following are encoded in a window of Bos indicus isolate NIAB-ARS_2022 breed Sahiwal x Tharparkar chromosome 7, NIAB-ARS_B.indTharparkar_mat_pri_1.0, whole genome shotgun sequence genomic DNA:
- the S1PR2 gene encoding sphingosine 1-phosphate receptor 2: MGGVYSEYLSSSKVREHYNYTKESPDTKDTPSRQVASALIILLCCAIVVENLLVLIAVARNSKFHSAMYLFLGNLAASDLLAGVAFIANTLLSGSVTLGLTPVQWFAREGSAFITLSASVFSLLAIAIERHVAIAKVKLYGSDKSCRMLLLIAASWLISLVLGGLPILGWNCLGHLEACSTVLPLYAKPYVLCVVTIFSVILSAIVALYIRIYCVVRSSQADVAAPQTLALLKTVTIVLGVFIFCWLPAFSILLLDYACPVRTCPMLYQAHYFFAFATLNSLLNPVIYTWRSRDLRREVLRPLQCWRQAAGMQGRRDRTPGHHLLPLRSSSSLEKGMHVPTSPTFLEGNTIV, translated from the coding sequence ATGGGCGGCGTGTACTCAGAGTACCTAAGCTCCAGCAAGGTCAGGGAACACTATAATTACACCAAGGAGAGTCCCGACACAAAGGATACGCCCTCCCGTCAGGTGGCCTCGGCCCTCATCATCCTCCTGTGTTGTGCCATCGTAGTAGAGAACCTGCTGGTGCTCATCGCAGTTGCCCGCAACAGCAAGTTCCACTCGGCCATGTATCTGTTCCTGGGCAACCTAGCAGCATCAGACCTGTTGGCGGGCGTGGCCTTCATAGCCAATACCTTGCTCTCGGGTTCAGTCACACTGGGGCTGACACCTGTGCAGTGGTTCGCCCGCGAGGGCTCTGCCTTCATCACGCTCTCCGCCTCCGTCTTCAGCCTCCTGGCCATCGCCATTGAGCGGCACGTGGCCATTGCCAAGGTCAAGCTCTACGGCAGCGACAAGAGCTGCCGCATGCTGCTGCTCATCGCAGCCTCGTGGCTCATCTCGCTGGTCCTTGGCGGCCTGCCCATCCTCGGCTGGAACTGCCTGGGCCACCTGGAGGCCTGCTCCACCGTTCTGCCGCTCTACGCCAAGCCCTACGTGCTCTGCGTGGTGACCATCTTCTCGGTCATCCTGTCGGCCATCGTAGCTCTGTACATCCGCATCTACTGCGTGGTCCGCTCCAGCCAGGCCGATGTGGCTGCCCCACAGACGCTCGCCCTGCTCAAGACGGTCACCATCGTGCTGGGTGTCTTTATCTTCTGCTGGTTGCCCGCCTTTAGCATCCTCCTCTTGGACTATGCCTGTCCGGTCCGCACCTGCCCTATGCTCTACCAGGCCCACTACTTTTTTGCCTTCGCCACCCTCAACTCGCTGCTCAACCCAGTCATCTACACGTGGCGCAGCCGGGACCTGCGGCGGGAGGTGTTACGGCCGCTGCAGTGCTGGCGGCAGGCAGCAGGGATGCAAGGGCGGCGGGACAGAACCCCGGGCCACCACCTCCTACCCCTTCGCAGCTccagttccctggagaagggcatgcacGTGCCCACGTCACCCACATTTCTGGAGGGCAACACAATTGTGTGA